A genomic region of Ensifer adhaerens contains the following coding sequences:
- a CDS encoding group II truncated hemoglobin: MAEPETTTLYEAIGGDPAVRALTRRFYELMDTLPEAARCRAVHPPDLSGSEEKFYEYLTGWLGGPPIYVEKRGHPMLRRRHFVAEIGPEERDEWLLCFTRALEETIEHPKLRQIILDPITRLALHMQNKE, translated from the coding sequence ATGGCGGAACCGGAAACCACGACCCTCTATGAAGCCATCGGTGGCGACCCGGCGGTTCGCGCCCTGACACGCCGTTTCTATGAGTTGATGGATACGTTGCCGGAAGCGGCACGCTGCCGCGCCGTGCATCCGCCGGATCTTTCCGGCAGCGAAGAGAAGTTCTACGAGTACCTGACCGGCTGGCTCGGTGGACCGCCAATCTACGTTGAAAAGCGCGGCCATCCGATGCTGCGCCGACGCCATTTCGTCGCCGAGATCGGGCCTGAGGAACGGGACGAATGGCTGCTCTGCTTCACCCGCGCGCTCGAGGAAACGATCGAACATCCGAAGCTCAGGCAAATCATCCTCGACCCGATCACTCGCCTCGCCCTACACATGCAGAACAAGGAATGA
- a CDS encoding Gfo/Idh/MocA family protein, with product MRLLIVGTGGMANSHAQAFAKIEGVEMVGAVDVDLARAKAFAEKHGIAETFTSLDEAIAWGKFDAATNVTPDKAHHPTTLALIAAGKHVLCEKPLAENYAKAAEMAEAAERSGLVTMVNLTYRNVAPLQKARAMVLAGEVGKLRHLEASYLQSWLVSKAWGDWATESQWLWRLSTKHGSNGVLGDVGIHILDFAGYGAGTDAARIFARLKTFDKAPDNRIGEYDLDANDSFVMTAEFGNGAMGVIHASRWATGHLNELRLRLHGDKGALEVVHTPDGSTLRACLGADVETATWRDVDAGTVPTNYQRFVAAVREGKTEDPGFRHAANLQKVLDLAMETEAGRRELAV from the coding sequence ATGCGTCTTCTCATCGTAGGAACCGGCGGCATGGCAAACAGCCATGCACAGGCCTTTGCCAAGATCGAAGGCGTCGAGATGGTCGGCGCGGTCGATGTCGATCTCGCACGTGCCAAGGCGTTTGCCGAGAAACACGGCATTGCCGAGACCTTCACCTCGCTCGACGAGGCGATCGCCTGGGGCAAGTTCGATGCGGCGACGAACGTGACGCCCGACAAGGCGCACCACCCGACGACGCTGGCACTGATTGCCGCCGGCAAGCATGTGCTATGCGAGAAGCCTCTGGCGGAGAATTACGCCAAGGCGGCTGAGATGGCGGAAGCCGCCGAGCGCTCCGGTCTGGTGACGATGGTCAACCTCACCTACCGCAATGTCGCGCCGCTGCAGAAGGCGCGGGCGATGGTGCTCGCCGGGGAGGTCGGCAAGCTGCGCCACCTCGAGGCGTCCTATTTGCAGAGCTGGCTCGTTTCCAAGGCCTGGGGTGACTGGGCGACGGAATCGCAATGGCTGTGGCGGCTTTCGACCAAGCACGGCTCGAACGGCGTGCTTGGCGATGTCGGCATCCATATCCTCGATTTCGCTGGATACGGCGCCGGCACCGACGCTGCCCGGATTTTCGCGCGGCTGAAGACCTTCGACAAGGCGCCTGATAACCGCATCGGCGAGTATGATCTCGACGCCAACGACAGCTTTGTCATGACGGCCGAGTTCGGCAACGGCGCCATGGGCGTCATTCATGCCAGCCGTTGGGCGACCGGGCATCTGAATGAGCTTAGGCTGAGACTGCACGGCGACAAGGGTGCGCTCGAAGTGGTGCACACGCCGGACGGCTCGACGCTGCGCGCCTGCCTCGGCGCAGACGTCGAAACTGCAACATGGCGTGACGTCGATGCGGGCACGGTTCCCACCAACTACCAGCGCTTCGTGGCGGCCGTTCGCGAGGGCAAGACCGAGGATCCGGGCTTCCGCCATGCGGCAAACCTGCAGAAGGTGCTTGACCTTGCGATGGAGACGGAAGCCGGACGGCGCGAACTCGCGGTCTGA
- a CDS encoding antibiotic biosynthesis monooxygenase family protein gives MYVAMNRFRIAIGHEEAFEAVWKGRDSSLSEMAGFVSFHLLRGDSVPEEGYTLFVSNSVWKDRDSFSAWTKSENFRAAHRNAGENKAMYLGPPKFEGFSVVECA, from the coding sequence ATGTACGTTGCCATGAACCGTTTCCGTATCGCCATCGGCCATGAAGAGGCCTTCGAGGCCGTATGGAAGGGGCGCGATTCCAGCCTCTCGGAGATGGCAGGCTTCGTTTCCTTCCATCTGTTGCGCGGCGACAGCGTGCCAGAGGAGGGCTACACGCTCTTCGTCTCGAACTCGGTCTGGAAGGACAGGGATTCGTTTTCAGCCTGGACGAAGTCGGAGAACTTCCGCGCTGCGCACAGGAATGCTGGCGAGAACAAGGCGATGTATCTCGGGCCGCCGAAGTTTGAAGGTTTTTCGGTCGTCGAATGCGCCTGA
- a CDS encoding DUF423 domain-containing protein: MSHSGFRATTLFVAGLMGLTGVVSAAAASHGDDPRLLAGISAMCLAHAPALVALYAAWPSFRTAAVAALLIAVGTALFSADLAVRHVSGHGLFPMSAPLGGTTIMAGWLAVSLGAFLPRK; encoded by the coding sequence ATGTCGCACAGCGGATTTCGCGCAACGACACTATTTGTTGCCGGCTTGATGGGCCTGACCGGCGTTGTCAGCGCGGCCGCCGCTTCGCACGGCGACGACCCGAGATTGCTCGCCGGCATTTCCGCGATGTGCCTTGCCCATGCCCCGGCCTTGGTCGCGCTCTATGCCGCCTGGCCGAGCTTTCGCACGGCAGCCGTTGCGGCCTTGCTGATCGCAGTTGGAACGGCACTATTCTCGGCTGATCTCGCGGTGCGCCATGTCTCGGGTCACGGTCTGTTCCCCATGTCGGCGCCGCTCGGCGGCACGACAATCATGGCAGGCTGGCTCGCCGTTTCGCTCGGCGCCTTCCTGCCGCGCAAGTGA
- a CDS encoding TetR/AcrR family transcriptional regulator, with amino-acid sequence MTEAHRRKKQPEQVRQQLLEVAARLSHEQGVAGITLDAVSQAAGVSKGGLLHHFPNKLALLDGLFDDLVTRFDREIEAAMARDAVTKGRFTRAYIDVCFALDPTTDVPGWRMLTIALIAEPHLKERWRDWVSRRSAEFAETDGSPSCVLARFACDGVWLADLMQSHDLDAEARVGLVENLKALSAQ; translated from the coding sequence ATGACCGAAGCTCATCGTCGCAAGAAACAGCCGGAACAGGTGCGCCAGCAATTGCTGGAGGTCGCCGCACGCCTTTCGCACGAGCAGGGGGTGGCGGGCATCACGCTCGATGCCGTGTCGCAGGCGGCGGGCGTCAGCAAGGGCGGGCTGCTGCACCACTTTCCGAACAAGCTCGCTCTTCTCGACGGGCTGTTCGACGACCTGGTGACGCGGTTCGATCGCGAGATCGAGGCGGCGATGGCACGCGATGCGGTGACGAAAGGGCGCTTCACCCGCGCCTATATCGACGTCTGCTTCGCGCTTGATCCCACAACCGACGTGCCGGGCTGGCGCATGCTGACGATCGCGCTTATCGCCGAGCCGCACCTGAAGGAGCGCTGGCGCGACTGGGTCAGCCGGCGGTCGGCGGAGTTTGCAGAAACGGACGGTTCGCCGAGCTGTGTGCTGGCGCGTTTCGCCTGTGACGGCGTGTGGCTGGCGGATCTGATGCAGAGCCACGATCTCGATGCTGAGGCGCGGGTCGGTCTAGTTGAAAATCTCAAGGCGCTTTCGGCGCAGTAA
- a CDS encoding ABC transporter ATP-binding protein — protein MAELQLRNIRKSFGAFEVIKGVSMDIRAGEFMVFVGPSGCGKSTLLRLIAGLEDISSGTLSFDGQMVNQLTPSKRGIAMVFQSYALYPHMTVFENMSFGMQLAGKDKEQCKKRVEVAAEMLQLTPYLQRLPRQLSGGQRQRVAIGRAIVRDPKVFLFDEPLSNLDAALRVATRIEIAKLHRSMHKTTMIYVTHDQVEAMTLADRICVLRDGLVEQIGTPLELYESPNSVFVAGFIGSPKMNFLSGALAAPYDAHTIGIRAEHLEIRAGDGRWSGTVVHSEMLGSDSYIYLDIGAAEPVIVREGGTSHHRTGETVEISPIGGNIHRFDASGQALGRAPMKGAA, from the coding sequence ATGGCAGAGCTTCAATTGCGCAACATCCGCAAGTCCTTTGGCGCCTTCGAGGTGATCAAGGGCGTCAGCATGGACATCCGGGCCGGCGAGTTCATGGTCTTCGTCGGGCCGTCCGGCTGCGGCAAGTCCACGCTGCTGCGGCTGATCGCCGGGCTCGAGGACATCTCCTCGGGCACGCTGTCCTTCGACGGTCAGATGGTCAACCAGTTGACGCCGTCCAAGCGCGGCATCGCGATGGTGTTCCAGTCCTACGCGCTTTACCCGCACATGACGGTATTCGAGAATATGTCTTTTGGCATGCAGCTCGCGGGCAAGGACAAGGAGCAGTGCAAGAAGCGCGTGGAGGTGGCGGCCGAGATGCTGCAACTGACCCCCTATCTCCAGCGGCTGCCGCGCCAGCTCTCCGGCGGCCAGCGGCAGCGCGTGGCCATCGGTCGGGCGATCGTGCGCGACCCAAAGGTGTTCCTGTTCGACGAGCCGCTATCCAATCTCGACGCGGCACTGCGCGTTGCTACGCGCATCGAGATCGCCAAGCTGCATCGCAGCATGCACAAGACGACGATGATCTATGTCACACACGACCAGGTCGAGGCGATGACACTGGCCGATCGTATTTGCGTGCTACGGGATGGGCTGGTCGAACAGATCGGCACGCCGCTCGAACTCTACGAGAGCCCGAACTCGGTCTTCGTCGCCGGTTTCATCGGCTCGCCGAAGATGAACTTCCTCTCCGGTGCACTGGCGGCACCCTATGATGCCCACACGATCGGCATCCGCGCCGAGCATCTGGAGATCCGGGCGGGCGACGGCAGGTGGTCGGGAACGGTCGTGCACTCCGAAATGCTCGGCTCCGACAGTTACATCTATCTCGATATCGGCGCCGCAGAACCGGTCATCGTTCGGGAAGGCGGCACCTCGCATCACCGGACGGGCGAGACGGTTGAGATCTCGCCGATCGGCGGCAACATCCATCGCTTCGATGCATCTGGGCAGGCCCTCGGCCGCGCGCCCATGAAAGGGGCTGCCTGA
- a CDS encoding carbohydrate ABC transporter permease: protein MVATFAKRTAFYALVAAIIIMAVFPFYYAVLTSFKSGTALFRVDYWPTEISFDNYAGIVSSSGFLRNLANSLLVATIVVAVSLLLAVTAAYALARVRFRGRGLLLLTILSVSMFPQIAVLAGLFELIRSVGIFNTPLALIFSYMIFTLPFTVWVLTTFMRDLPVEIEEAAIVDGATPWVIITRVFMPLMWPALVTTGLLAFIAAWNEFLFALTFTSSDSQRTVPVAIALLSGSSQYEIPWGNIMAASIIVTVPLVVLVLIFQRRIISGLTAGGVKG, encoded by the coding sequence ATGGTTGCCACCTTCGCCAAGCGCACGGCGTTCTACGCCCTCGTCGCTGCTATCATCATCATGGCCGTCTTCCCGTTCTACTATGCGGTGCTGACGAGTTTCAAATCCGGAACGGCGCTGTTCCGGGTCGACTATTGGCCGACCGAAATCTCCTTCGACAACTACGCCGGTATTGTCTCAAGCAGCGGCTTCCTGCGCAACCTCGCCAATTCGCTGCTGGTCGCAACGATCGTCGTCGCGGTTTCGCTGCTGTTGGCCGTCACCGCGGCCTATGCACTGGCGCGCGTACGGTTTCGTGGACGCGGACTGCTGCTTCTGACGATTCTGTCGGTGTCGATGTTTCCGCAGATCGCCGTGCTTGCCGGGCTCTTCGAGCTCATCCGCTCGGTCGGGATCTTCAACACGCCCCTGGCGCTGATCTTTTCCTACATGATCTTCACGCTGCCCTTCACGGTGTGGGTGCTCACCACCTTCATGCGGGATCTGCCGGTCGAGATCGAAGAAGCGGCGATCGTCGACGGGGCGACGCCCTGGGTGATCATCACTCGCGTGTTCATGCCGCTGATGTGGCCGGCGCTGGTGACGACGGGGCTGCTCGCCTTCATTGCCGCCTGGAACGAGTTCCTGTTCGCGCTGACCTTCACGTCGTCCGACAGCCAGCGCACCGTGCCGGTTGCGATCGCGCTTCTGTCCGGCAGCAGCCAGTACGAAATCCCGTGGGGCAACATCATGGCCGCATCGATCATCGTCACCGTGCCACTGGTCGTCCTCGTGCTGATCTTTCAGCGGCGGATCATCTCTGGGCTCACGGCCGGCGGCGTCAAAGGATAA
- a CDS encoding DMT family transporter, producing MNPAMLYTVLVAAIVFEVLGTSAMQAAQHFTRLGPTVIMVVCYAIAFFFLSYTLRFIPVGIAYAVWSGLGIVLISLVGYFAFGQKLDLAAILGLGLIISGVVVLNLFSKSTFH from the coding sequence ATGAACCCCGCCATGCTCTATACCGTCCTGGTTGCGGCGATCGTCTTCGAAGTGCTCGGCACTTCGGCGATGCAGGCGGCCCAGCACTTCACCCGGCTGGGGCCGACGGTGATCATGGTGGTCTGCTATGCGATCGCCTTTTTCTTCCTGTCCTATACGCTGCGCTTCATCCCCGTGGGCATCGCCTATGCGGTCTGGAGCGGGCTCGGCATCGTCCTGATTTCGCTCGTCGGTTACTTCGCCTTCGGGCAGAAGCTCGACCTGGCGGCGATCCTGGGACTGGGCCTGATCATATCCGGCGTGGTTGTGCTCAACCTGTTTTCCAAGTCCACCTTCCATTGA
- a CDS encoding ThuA domain-containing protein, whose product MTVPIRTVVWGENIHEQTNEIVRSIYPNGMHNTIAAALNTEGAIEATTATLQEPEHGLSVERLANTDVLLWWGHKDHGAVSDEIVERVAKRVWEGMGLIVLHSGHFSKIFKRLMGTPCALKWREAGERERVWAINPRHPIAEGLDENFVLENEEMYGEQFSVPEPLETVFISWFAGGEVFRSGLTWRRGAGNIFYFRPGHETYPTYHDANVQKVLRNSVKWAYNADNRYTAIHDAPNVPVEKALESIVERGPRLHQAGEAGYR is encoded by the coding sequence ATGACCGTGCCTATCAGAACAGTCGTTTGGGGCGAGAATATTCACGAGCAGACCAACGAGATCGTCCGCAGCATCTACCCGAACGGGATGCACAACACGATCGCGGCGGCGCTCAACACCGAAGGCGCGATCGAGGCGACGACGGCGACGCTGCAGGAGCCGGAGCACGGGCTTAGCGTCGAGCGCCTGGCAAATACCGACGTGCTTCTCTGGTGGGGCCACAAGGACCACGGCGCCGTCAGCGACGAGATCGTCGAGCGCGTCGCCAAGCGCGTGTGGGAAGGCATGGGCCTGATCGTGCTCCACTCAGGCCACTTCTCGAAGATCTTCAAGCGCCTGATGGGCACGCCCTGCGCGCTGAAGTGGCGCGAGGCCGGCGAACGCGAGCGCGTCTGGGCGATCAACCCGCGCCACCCGATCGCCGAAGGACTGGACGAGAACTTCGTGCTTGAAAACGAGGAGATGTATGGCGAGCAGTTCTCCGTGCCGGAGCCGCTCGAAACCGTGTTCATCTCGTGGTTTGCCGGTGGCGAGGTGTTCCGCTCGGGGCTGACCTGGCGCCGCGGCGCCGGCAACATCTTCTATTTCCGTCCGGGCCACGAGACCTACCCGACCTATCACGATGCCAATGTCCAGAAGGTACTGCGCAATTCGGTAAAGTGGGCCTACAACGCCGACAACCGCTACACGGCGATCCATGATGCGCCGAACGTGCCGGTGGAGAAGGCATTGGAGTCGATCGTCGAGCGTGGGCCGCGGCTGCATCAGGCCGGCGAAGCAGGATACAGGTGA
- a CDS encoding carbohydrate ABC transporter permease, which yields MTDLSLADPPSALGQQAMRSDLNASRVRSAWIFLAPTLLVLALVAGWPLLRTIYFSFTNASLTNLEGAEFVGFKNYLSWITLKSGRTVYNGLLADPAWWNAVWNTLKFSAVSVTIETVLGLVVALVLNANFPGRGLVRAAILIPWAIPTIVSAKMWAWMLNDQFGILNDLLLGLGLISQKVAWTANPETAMVAVLIVDVWKTTPFMALLILAGLQMVPSDIYEAAKIDGVHPLKVFWRLTLPLIRPALMVAVIFRMLDALRIFDLIYVLTPNNAQTKTMSVLARENLFDFDKFAYGATASTMLFLIIAAITVAYMWFGRVNLEGER from the coding sequence ATGACCGATCTTTCACTCGCAGATCCTCCTTCCGCTCTCGGACAACAGGCAATGCGTTCCGATCTCAATGCCAGTCGCGTTCGCTCCGCCTGGATCTTTCTAGCACCGACCTTGCTGGTGCTCGCCCTTGTCGCCGGCTGGCCGCTGCTGCGCACCATCTATTTCAGCTTCACCAATGCATCGCTGACCAACCTTGAAGGCGCCGAGTTCGTCGGCTTCAAGAACTACCTTTCCTGGATCACGCTGAAGAGCGGGCGCACGGTCTATAACGGCCTGCTTGCCGATCCGGCCTGGTGGAACGCCGTCTGGAACACGCTGAAGTTCTCGGCGGTTTCCGTCACCATCGAGACGGTGCTGGGCCTGGTCGTCGCCCTGGTGCTGAACGCGAATTTTCCCGGGCGCGGGCTGGTGCGCGCAGCGATCCTCATCCCCTGGGCCATTCCGACCATCGTGTCGGCCAAGATGTGGGCATGGATGCTCAACGATCAGTTCGGCATCTTGAACGATCTCCTGCTCGGCCTCGGGCTGATCAGCCAGAAGGTCGCCTGGACTGCCAATCCCGAGACAGCAATGGTCGCCGTGCTGATCGTCGACGTCTGGAAGACGACACCCTTCATGGCGCTGCTCATTCTCGCCGGGCTGCAGATGGTGCCATCGGATATCTACGAGGCGGCGAAGATCGATGGCGTGCATCCGCTCAAGGTCTTCTGGCGGCTGACGCTGCCCTTGATCCGGCCGGCGCTGATGGTCGCGGTGATCTTCCGCATGCTCGATGCGCTGCGCATCTTCGATCTCATCTATGTGCTCACGCCCAACAACGCCCAGACGAAAACCATGTCGGTGTTGGCGCGCGAGAACCTGTTCGATTTCGACAAGTTCGCCTATGGCGCCACCGCCTCGACGATGCTGTTCCTGATCATTGCGGCGATCACCGTCGCCTATATGTGGTTCGGCCGCGTCAATCTCGAAGGAGAGCGCTGA
- a CDS encoding substrate-binding domain-containing protein — translation MKLREFAQQLGLSPTTVSRALSGYPEVSEKTRKRVAEEATRLGYRPNINAVRLATGRAGAIGVVMGRSGEFHFSEFMGGLAERLGTEDIDILVSPMDDKNPTGEIQLYSRLAVSGRVDAVIVHSPEPNDERIALLHKLGMPFLVHGRSDIDVPHAWLDIDNEGAIRRATSHLIDLGHRRIAMINGRQGRTFSLHRDKGYRDALQARGIPFDPRLVAHGNFTDELGFRFARSFLEQTPRPTAFVAGSMMTALGIYRAARSMGLEIGREVSVIAHDDVFPYLTAENMVPSLSATRSSMRAAGARSADLVLQLLSGRPTEEVHELWPVELILRESTAPPPQGA, via the coding sequence ATGAAACTGAGGGAGTTCGCACAACAACTGGGCCTTTCGCCGACCACCGTCAGCCGGGCGCTGAGCGGCTATCCCGAGGTCAGCGAAAAGACGCGCAAACGCGTGGCCGAAGAGGCGACCCGCCTTGGCTATCGCCCCAACATCAACGCCGTGCGGCTTGCCACCGGTCGCGCCGGCGCCATCGGCGTCGTCATGGGGCGCTCCGGCGAGTTCCATTTCTCCGAATTCATGGGGGGCCTCGCCGAGCGGCTCGGCACCGAGGATATCGACATTCTCGTCAGCCCGATGGACGACAAGAACCCCACGGGCGAAATCCAGCTTTATAGCCGGCTCGCCGTCAGCGGCCGCGTCGACGCCGTGATCGTGCACTCGCCAGAACCGAACGACGAGCGCATCGCCCTTCTCCACAAGCTCGGCATGCCCTTCCTCGTGCACGGACGGTCCGATATCGACGTGCCGCATGCCTGGCTCGACATCGACAATGAGGGCGCCATTCGCCGCGCCACCTCGCACCTTATCGACCTCGGCCATCGCCGCATCGCCATGATCAACGGCCGGCAGGGCCGCACTTTCTCGCTTCACCGCGACAAGGGCTACCGCGACGCGCTACAGGCGCGTGGCATCCCGTTCGATCCGCGCCTCGTCGCCCACGGCAACTTCACCGACGAACTCGGCTTCCGCTTCGCCCGCTCCTTCCTGGAACAGACGCCGCGCCCAACCGCCTTCGTCGCCGGCTCGATGATGACGGCGCTGGGCATATACCGGGCAGCGCGGTCCATGGGCCTGGAGATCGGGCGTGAGGTTTCGGTCATCGCCCATGACGACGTGTTCCCTTACCTAACGGCGGAGAACATGGTGCCTTCGCTTTCGGCGACCCGCTCTTCCATGCGCGCCGCCGGCGCGCGCTCGGCCGATCTCGTGCTGCAGCTTCTTTCAGGCAGGCCGACCGAGGAGGTTCACGAGCTCTGGCCGGTCGAACTGATCCTGCGGGAATCGACCGCACCCCCGCCGCAGGGCGCCTGA
- a CDS encoding ABC transporter substrate-binding protein codes for MTTMLNALSFCAAILAAGTAGAAELSLAANTTGKNVNFIREQLDIFEKQTGHKVSLVTMPPSSSEQFSQYRLWLAAGNKDVDVYQTDVVWAPQLADQFVDLTEAAKDVVGQHFPSIIASQTVNGRLVALPVFTDAPALFYRKDLLEKYGKTPPKTWDELAATAKEIQEKERAAGQADLWGYVFQGNAYEGLTCNALEWVKSSGGGQIVEPDGTISINNEKAAAAIDRIKGWVGTISPQGVLAYQEEESRGVWQTGNSVFMRNWPYAYALGNGDDSAVKGKFAVAPLPTATDGDQPSSTLGGWNVAVSKYSDDQEAAIALVKFLSSAEVQKRRAIELSNLPTVAALYDDADVAKAQPFMPAWKPIFESAVPRPSAVTKVKYNEVSAKFWNAVHNSLSGNGTAAENLELLEVELTEMKGDNW; via the coding sequence ATGACAACCATGCTCAATGCCCTGAGTTTTTGTGCCGCGATCCTAGCAGCCGGAACGGCTGGTGCCGCCGAGCTTTCGCTCGCCGCGAACACGACCGGCAAGAACGTCAATTTCATTCGCGAACAGCTGGACATTTTCGAGAAGCAGACCGGGCACAAGGTGAGCCTGGTCACCATGCCGCCGTCGAGCAGCGAGCAGTTCAGCCAGTATCGGCTTTGGCTTGCCGCCGGAAACAAGGATGTTGACGTCTACCAGACGGACGTCGTCTGGGCGCCGCAGCTGGCAGACCAGTTCGTCGATCTGACGGAAGCGGCGAAGGACGTTGTCGGTCAGCACTTTCCGTCGATCATCGCCTCGCAGACGGTGAACGGTCGTCTCGTGGCCTTGCCGGTTTTCACCGATGCGCCGGCACTGTTCTATCGCAAGGATCTGCTCGAAAAATACGGCAAGACGCCGCCGAAGACCTGGGACGAGCTGGCGGCGACCGCCAAGGAAATCCAGGAGAAGGAGCGGGCCGCTGGTCAAGCCGATCTCTGGGGCTATGTCTTCCAGGGTAATGCCTATGAAGGCCTGACCTGCAACGCGCTCGAATGGGTCAAATCCTCAGGCGGTGGCCAGATCGTCGAGCCGGATGGCACGATCTCGATCAACAACGAGAAGGCCGCCGCCGCGATCGACCGGATCAAGGGTTGGGTCGGCACGATCTCGCCGCAGGGCGTGCTTGCCTACCAGGAGGAGGAATCGCGTGGCGTCTGGCAGACTGGCAATTCCGTCTTCATGCGCAACTGGCCCTATGCCTATGCACTCGGCAACGGCGACGACAGCGCGGTGAAGGGCAAGTTCGCCGTCGCACCGCTGCCGACGGCCACCGATGGCGACCAGCCGTCTTCGACACTTGGCGGCTGGAACGTCGCCGTTTCCAAATATTCCGATGATCAGGAGGCTGCGATTGCGCTGGTCAAGTTCCTGTCGTCTGCTGAGGTGCAGAAGCGCCGGGCGATCGAACTTTCCAACCTGCCGACGGTTGCAGCACTCTACGACGACGCGGATGTCGCCAAGGCCCAGCCGTTCATGCCGGCCTGGAAGCCGATCTTCGAAAGCGCGGTGCCGCGCCCGTCCGCCGTCACCAAGGTCAAATACAACGAGGTTTCCGCCAAGTTCTGGAACGCGGTGCACAACTCGCTTTCCGGCAACGGCACGGCGGCGGAAAATCTTGAACTGCTCGAAGTCGAGCTCACCGAGATGAAGGGCGACAACTGGTGA